From Streptomyces sp. NBC_00690, a single genomic window includes:
- a CDS encoding DUF4265 domain-containing protein, whose translation MTDIRDDHVKVHFRLEVDEAGWPPASVESLWAVDLGGGTVRVDNTPWFVRGVASDDIIRIDVDEDGVRWAGETVRASENCTIRLIVLRDGGSAAARRTVLETFHRLGTTGEGIEQFRMVALDVPPDADLPRIRKLLEHGEAKGWWHWEEGCVTAAWKSIASGETFPRGRCPGR comes from the coding sequence GTGACGGATATCAGGGACGACCATGTGAAGGTCCATTTTCGGCTGGAGGTGGACGAGGCCGGCTGGCCGCCGGCGAGTGTGGAGAGCCTGTGGGCGGTGGATCTCGGCGGCGGGACCGTGCGTGTGGACAACACCCCCTGGTTCGTGCGGGGGGTTGCCAGTGACGACATCATCCGTATCGACGTCGACGAGGACGGGGTGCGATGGGCTGGTGAAACGGTGCGGGCGTCGGAGAACTGCACCATCCGTCTGATCGTCCTGAGGGACGGTGGCTCGGCCGCCGCCCGGCGAACCGTGCTGGAGACCTTCCATCGGCTCGGCACGACCGGCGAGGGGATCGAGCAGTTTCGGATGGTCGCTCTCGACGTTCCCCCGGATGCGGACCTGCCTCGGATACGGAAGCTCTTGGAGCACGGAGAGGCCAAGGGGTGGTGGCACTGGGAGGAAGGGTGTGTCACTGCCGCCTGGAAGTCCATTGCCTCGGGAGAAACGTTCCCCAGGGGGCGTTGCCCGGGCAGGTGA
- a CDS encoding Lsr2 family DNA-binding protein yields MSDVAVREAEDVDQPWGRVRRWLEQNDPGVFAGLGSPGSPIAISDAEERMGLTLPSQMRRWLLTNDIDAGRQPAVDSCLVALGCAGVIPSGGLLLGLTDIARVHLHKVGMEQREPSTDPDYPSWRRKWVPIAAERDGFSGWFVNTHTGSIGSWTEGSAPEEGKHSSLFAFLQEVADHLEGASSGNARETAANHVRDRRPEDEAIRVWAQTNGCLVNNHGRIPASIREAYEASR; encoded by the coding sequence ATGAGCGACGTAGCGGTGCGCGAGGCGGAGGACGTCGACCAACCGTGGGGCCGGGTCCGCCGTTGGCTCGAACAGAACGATCCCGGGGTCTTCGCTGGTCTTGGCAGTCCCGGCAGCCCGATTGCCATCAGCGATGCTGAAGAGCGCATGGGCTTGACGTTGCCGAGCCAGATGCGGCGGTGGCTTTTGACGAACGACATCGATGCCGGACGGCAACCTGCCGTCGACTCGTGCCTGGTGGCACTGGGGTGTGCGGGAGTGATCCCCAGCGGTGGCCTCCTTCTGGGGCTCACGGACATCGCGCGTGTCCACCTCCACAAAGTGGGCATGGAGCAGAGGGAACCCTCCACAGACCCGGACTATCCGTCCTGGCGCCGCAAGTGGGTGCCAATCGCCGCGGAGAGGGACGGCTTCTCCGGTTGGTTCGTGAACACGCACACGGGAAGCATCGGGTCGTGGACCGAGGGCTCCGCCCCTGAAGAGGGAAAGCACAGCTCGCTGTTCGCCTTCCTTCAGGAAGTAGCGGACCACCTGGAAGGCGCCTCCTCGGGCAACGCGAGAGAGACTGCCGCAAATCATGTACGGGATCGCCGTCCCGAGGATGAGGCGATACGCGTCTGGGCTCAGACCAACGGCTGCCTCGTCAACAACCACGGGCGCATTCCCGCCTCCATCCGCGAGGCGTACGAAGCATCACGGTGA
- a CDS encoding LamG domain-containing protein codes for MTADQSVLKIYSGRTYVHTTMVRHQGTALAFAMDDQRRIVYAVLDLSSYDEKRGELDAAYWSENPAELAFPDEIVKVGYAVAPATAMPRVKKGGRVEAGAEEELGTAEEDRFLSTTARLSAAAPFQVLSDGTHLVVLRQAIGAAHPDAVFSLSGGGSSGDTSRGDLTVDLAGVRVPVAADTLLCDRFLLVGGLLKPVTEVRFRRSRHRTEPESAKDSLGASDMDGKPFHEPTRELAFVRNLTEGRFTAVLTPTSVEGRQRWQVFAYNGVTKRVDSFNVEQGEDGLFNTQGTRYWTSPDPVYRGSVFEREPGTCPFTGKDLVPAAPENPLAETALQFNGTAGFVDLGVAEKLKFQGRAYTVEAWVKPAAAGGTVVSRWAGSGQGGFQLKISNAGRVILEHSTGTALTSVQAIPAGTYAHIAASFNGSVATLHINGILSISAALGYTADGTASLRIGSAQSGGSVFNGVIDEVRIWNRARTQKELAEERGYRLVGNEPGLIAYYRLDEGSGTRVYDQSDSAVHGTLSGTGASWVTSQASVSDHPGVRRDSFTLDGREVVSGLAASLYYQQEEATAGYQEVAKPAKRQARVLLACATRPSGNTAAEAQIATVDFGVGVDGRLAAVPDVLALTEIGRPVEQNVDQVTAQERRVTALEQEATTIVQEIAALNQEKASLTTEVATGSVRAGDSTDPYRWAFWIQGDHASGYFRQSLLDPSASERAYWFTIGNGTDVRLALWRIPGAASRHGNPMVAFVDLDSNYEVLDTGHPDVWPTVVYLWPHNLNNLPASAKWYVKGSLTGKFSLQNVSNDLWFDGLHTNRTEDRAETSALVKAGLAIDLTKIARLAALPGLIEQRTLDLTAKQAQIVLARDELARLTNGLLGAADLVLPMPHLAIDTAGLSSAGALLGFARTASTPYLMDSAAGRLVLYFRGANGQFFAAYLDTAAVRGCSSLPGAG; via the coding sequence ATGACAGCTGACCAGAGTGTGCTGAAGATCTACAGCGGCCGGACGTATGTCCATACGACGATGGTGCGCCATCAGGGCACGGCGCTGGCGTTCGCGATGGATGACCAGCGGCGGATCGTGTATGCGGTCCTGGATCTTTCCTCGTACGACGAGAAGCGGGGGGAGCTGGACGCGGCGTACTGGTCGGAGAACCCCGCTGAGCTTGCGTTTCCCGACGAGATCGTGAAGGTCGGCTATGCCGTGGCACCGGCGACGGCGATGCCCCGGGTCAAGAAGGGCGGACGGGTCGAGGCAGGGGCGGAGGAGGAACTGGGGACGGCGGAGGAGGACCGTTTCCTCTCCACGACGGCCCGGCTGAGTGCCGCCGCTCCGTTCCAGGTGCTCTCGGACGGCACCCATCTGGTGGTGCTGCGGCAGGCCATCGGCGCGGCGCATCCGGACGCGGTGTTCTCCCTCTCCGGCGGGGGCTCTTCCGGTGACACCTCCCGGGGCGACCTCACCGTGGACTTGGCGGGGGTGCGGGTGCCGGTGGCCGCGGACACGCTGCTGTGCGACCGGTTCCTGCTGGTGGGCGGGTTACTGAAGCCGGTGACGGAAGTCCGTTTCCGGCGCAGCCGGCATCGGACGGAGCCGGAGTCGGCGAAGGACAGTCTGGGCGCGAGCGACATGGACGGCAAGCCGTTCCACGAGCCCACGCGGGAGCTGGCGTTCGTCCGGAATCTGACCGAGGGCCGGTTCACCGCCGTGCTGACGCCGACCTCCGTGGAGGGCCGGCAGCGGTGGCAGGTGTTCGCTTACAACGGGGTCACCAAGCGTGTCGACTCGTTCAATGTCGAGCAGGGCGAGGACGGCCTCTTCAACACCCAGGGCACGCGGTACTGGACGAGCCCGGACCCGGTCTACCGGGGTTCGGTGTTCGAACGGGAGCCGGGGACGTGCCCGTTCACCGGCAAGGATCTGGTGCCGGCCGCGCCGGAGAACCCGCTGGCCGAGACCGCGCTGCAGTTCAACGGCACCGCCGGCTTTGTCGATCTCGGAGTGGCGGAGAAGCTGAAGTTCCAGGGCCGCGCGTACACAGTGGAGGCATGGGTGAAGCCCGCCGCGGCGGGCGGCACCGTGGTCTCCCGCTGGGCCGGGAGCGGGCAGGGCGGCTTCCAGTTGAAGATCAGCAATGCCGGCAGGGTCATCCTGGAGCACAGCACCGGCACCGCTCTGACCTCGGTCCAGGCCATACCGGCAGGCACGTACGCTCATATCGCCGCCTCGTTCAACGGCTCGGTCGCCACCCTTCACATCAACGGCATTCTCAGTATCAGCGCCGCGCTCGGCTACACGGCGGACGGCACGGCCTCGCTACGGATCGGTTCGGCGCAGAGCGGCGGCAGCGTCTTCAACGGGGTCATCGACGAGGTGCGGATCTGGAACCGGGCCCGTACCCAGAAGGAGCTCGCCGAAGAGCGGGGATACCGGCTGGTCGGGAACGAGCCCGGGCTGATCGCCTACTACCGGCTGGACGAGGGCTCGGGCACCCGCGTGTACGACCAGAGCGACAGTGCTGTGCACGGCACGCTGAGCGGGACCGGGGCGAGCTGGGTGACCTCGCAGGCTTCGGTGAGCGATCACCCCGGGGTGCGGCGGGACAGCTTCACCCTGGACGGGCGCGAGGTGGTCTCCGGGCTGGCCGCCTCCCTCTACTACCAGCAGGAAGAGGCCACCGCCGGCTATCAGGAGGTGGCGAAGCCGGCGAAGCGGCAGGCGCGGGTGCTGCTGGCGTGCGCGACCCGGCCGAGCGGCAATACGGCGGCCGAGGCGCAGATCGCGACCGTCGATTTCGGGGTGGGTGTCGACGGGCGGCTGGCCGCCGTCCCGGACGTGCTGGCGCTCACGGAGATCGGCCGTCCGGTGGAGCAGAACGTCGACCAGGTCACCGCCCAGGAACGCAGGGTCACCGCGCTGGAGCAGGAGGCGACGACGATCGTCCAGGAGATCGCCGCCCTCAACCAGGAGAAGGCGTCCCTGACGACGGAGGTCGCCACCGGAAGCGTGCGGGCCGGTGACTCCACCGACCCGTACCGGTGGGCGTTCTGGATACAGGGCGACCATGCCTCTGGCTATTTTCGCCAGTCACTCCTCGACCCCTCCGCCAGCGAGCGCGCATACTGGTTCACCATCGGGAACGGCACCGATGTCCGTCTCGCTCTGTGGCGGATTCCCGGAGCTGCCAGCCGTCACGGCAATCCAATGGTGGCGTTTGTCGACCTCGACTCGAACTACGAGGTTCTCGACACCGGGCACCCGGACGTCTGGCCCACAGTCGTCTATCTCTGGCCGCACAACCTGAACAATCTGCCTGCCTCGGCCAAGTGGTACGTCAAGGGCAGTCTGACCGGGAAGTTCTCTTTGCAGAACGTGAGCAACGACCTCTGGTTCGACGGCCTTCATACAAATCGGACCGAGGACCGGGCTGAGACCTCCGCCCTGGTGAAGGCCGGGCTGGCCATCGACCTGACCAAGATCGCCCGGCTCGCCGCTCTCCCCGGTCTCATCGAGCAGCGCACCCTGGATCTCACGGCGAAGCAGGCCCAGATCGTGCTGGCCCGGGACGAGCTGGCGCGGCTCACCAACGGTCTGCTGGGCGCGGCGGATCTGGTGCTCCCGATGCCGCATCTGGCGATCGACACGGCCGGGCTGAGCAGTGCGGGCGCTCTGCTGGGCTTCGCGAGGACGGCGTCGACGCCATACCTGATGGACAGTGCGGCGGGCCGGCTGGTGCTCTACTTCCGTGGTGCGAACGGTCAGTTCTTCGCCGCCTATCTCGACACGGCGGCGGTGCGGGGGTGCAGCAGCTTGCCGGGGGCGGGCTGA
- a CDS encoding LamG domain-containing protein — MQQLAGGGLTTLFTARDPGVDLSGTQIRVAPCTVNGTVVAGLCDLTITRGTETETFTRLPRKVRDLAAAVNGVSDEPVQIGTVASVSGDQVRLTAASTLAVPAPSYVQIGTDSYLVNTDTPVGSTTLRVVPAPGAGLTAGTKVSLVRYDSDQAASSSPGAFLGLGSRWITVSADQAERTVPDGTATLRVTGHGSRWRGDSPGRAFTFDSTASHRLSLPTAQLDQVTVPAGDLTAEAWVKPLSVPAAGSRILHVNRGGTKAALALSRKVLGGGVTFNGTSHALLINPWNPLSGDFTIECWLKRTPGRTVADPIVAIEYNVLVMGFTADGKFEFTLKPEVGAADVLTTASSYTDSEWHHWAISFNRTTRVQTIVRDGVEVARRTAASLPRQRVNVVVGRDADTGYRFFSGSMAELRGWTTARTAAEIGADRNRRITTAEPGLVGSWIWDASQPAERRLQDVSGLGLHGTAWESPTACDSALSEYRIVAAAGNKVRQSRDSFPYSQWAHLAAVYEQSWALRFDGTAWAEAPDADQLDVSGDLTIEVFAHIDAIGARQGLVSKGALGDGAGGSVPYQFAVRADGKLEFVFEEPGPVIKRFVSSTAVAAGFHRLAVVRKAGRTTTDVKGTRNFPVTDASGATTNRSVDVVERVDVEEWQDISFTVDGTSAGTSRYTGPGPRGNDGLLEIGRAREGAAVHGLKGTVGEVRIWGRARESAKLGTALQPRDEGLLARWTFEENDGNTTADPVGGNHLKLRRARWAADPDPLASEFLVHRNGHPVACDVPAANPPAYWGDDQLTLGAVSRSGTFAEFLDGTLEEVRLWRTARTPEQLLDSLFTRLKGDKQDLVAYWPFDGESTTATAESVRDHSLRGNHLALGADATRPRVVLSTAPVSTDTAAVRSAVAGVLTPFHSLISAPPAATEYADLQYTRSGEAYGVLKRAYAHIDNGSWHLTTGYKVGDLISEWVSQVQFDPQLIGFIEGAPPVPSENLTGGADPTGCSEVTFKQADEVTSTLAAARERSVDMAFSMSAGVEVDEEILTILAPLGFGTAFPAGDITLSARVGGSLEYSNGWTDETSVSQGTSTDRDTTATLTGTWEDPARILNSSVGRRYLPVNNGYALVQSETADVYALRLAHSGALVAYRMMPNPDIPKDWNIITFPINPRYTKQGTLDGAVGFNDQGKVLDPSYPNASGRGEYSYFKPREAYAIKRRILRERQELENYYNTVSTETHDPDPTAGRAAKVLESFVGTPPSAPEKNPPTQSTAAFANRNIANTYVWTADGGFFAETTGTTDVVTQTTGGSYSVSGSVTGSLEFAFGVFGVGAAFQFDASVGGGMTVTRQRGKEATRSHSLDVTCNPTRDLQKYENGQPKYDTAGKPVKVPGKVDAYRFMTFYLGQDTNHFDDFYNKVADPAWLTDSNDPGATALRQARHSTRKPPCWRVLHRVTFISRILPPVPPTGAPPVEGALRSVDIASNYELIRRLDPYVSTATASRAELADATRTALATHLPQLLPHAATIAQFLADYYGVND, encoded by the coding sequence GTGCAGCAGCTTGCCGGGGGCGGGCTGACCACTTTGTTCACCGCCCGGGATCCCGGGGTCGACCTCAGCGGTACGCAGATCAGGGTCGCCCCGTGCACCGTCAACGGGACGGTGGTGGCGGGGCTGTGCGATCTGACGATCACCCGGGGGACGGAGACGGAGACCTTCACTCGGCTGCCCCGTAAGGTCCGGGATCTGGCGGCGGCCGTCAACGGTGTTTCCGATGAGCCGGTCCAGATCGGCACGGTCGCCAGTGTCTCGGGGGACCAAGTGCGGCTGACAGCGGCCAGTACCCTCGCCGTGCCCGCACCGTCCTATGTGCAGATCGGCACGGACTCCTATCTGGTGAACACCGACACCCCGGTCGGCTCCACCACCCTGCGTGTCGTCCCGGCGCCGGGGGCGGGGCTGACGGCCGGTACGAAGGTGTCGCTGGTCCGCTACGACAGCGACCAGGCCGCCTCCTCCAGCCCGGGCGCGTTCCTGGGCCTGGGGTCGCGATGGATCACGGTCAGTGCGGACCAAGCGGAGCGCACCGTGCCCGACGGCACGGCGACTCTTCGGGTCACCGGGCACGGCAGCCGCTGGCGGGGCGACTCCCCCGGCCGCGCTTTCACCTTCGACAGCACCGCCTCCCACCGCCTGTCCCTGCCCACAGCCCAGCTCGACCAGGTCACGGTGCCCGCCGGGGACCTGACGGCCGAGGCATGGGTCAAACCTCTTTCGGTGCCCGCCGCGGGCTCGCGGATCCTGCATGTCAACCGCGGCGGCACCAAGGCGGCGCTGGCCCTGTCCCGCAAAGTGCTCGGCGGCGGTGTCACGTTCAACGGCACCAGTCACGCACTGTTGATCAATCCCTGGAACCCTCTCTCGGGGGACTTCACCATCGAGTGCTGGCTCAAGCGCACCCCCGGGCGCACCGTCGCCGACCCGATCGTCGCCATCGAGTACAACGTGCTGGTGATGGGTTTCACCGCCGACGGCAAGTTCGAGTTCACCCTGAAACCGGAGGTCGGCGCTGCGGATGTCCTCACCACGGCCAGCAGCTATACGGACAGTGAGTGGCACCACTGGGCCATCAGCTTCAACCGCACGACGCGGGTGCAGACCATCGTGCGGGACGGGGTGGAGGTAGCCCGCCGGACAGCGGCCTCTCTGCCGCGTCAAAGGGTCAACGTGGTCGTGGGCCGCGACGCGGACACGGGGTACAGGTTCTTCTCGGGGAGCATGGCGGAGCTGCGGGGCTGGACCACGGCCCGGACTGCCGCGGAGATCGGCGCCGACCGGAACCGCCGGATCACCACCGCCGAGCCGGGACTCGTGGGCTCCTGGATCTGGGACGCCTCCCAGCCGGCCGAGCGCAGGCTCCAGGACGTCAGCGGGCTCGGCCTGCACGGCACGGCCTGGGAGAGCCCGACCGCCTGCGACTCCGCCCTGTCCGAGTACCGGATCGTGGCGGCGGCGGGGAACAAGGTGCGCCAGAGCCGCGACAGCTTCCCCTACAGCCAGTGGGCGCACTTGGCGGCCGTGTACGAGCAGTCCTGGGCCCTGCGGTTCGACGGCACGGCGTGGGCGGAGGCACCCGACGCCGACCAGCTCGATGTTTCCGGAGACCTGACGATCGAGGTGTTCGCCCACATCGACGCCATCGGCGCCCGGCAGGGCCTGGTCTCCAAAGGCGCGCTCGGCGACGGGGCGGGCGGCAGCGTGCCGTATCAGTTCGCGGTCCGGGCGGACGGGAAACTGGAGTTCGTCTTCGAGGAGCCCGGCCCGGTCATCAAGCGGTTCGTGTCCTCCACCGCAGTCGCCGCGGGCTTCCACCGCCTCGCCGTCGTCCGCAAAGCCGGGCGCACGACCACGGATGTGAAGGGCACCCGCAACTTCCCCGTCACCGACGCCTCCGGCGCCACCACGAACCGGAGTGTGGATGTGGTGGAGCGGGTCGATGTGGAGGAGTGGCAGGACATCTCCTTCACCGTGGACGGCACCAGCGCCGGGACCAGCCGCTACACCGGTCCCGGGCCCCGGGGCAACGACGGGCTGCTGGAGATCGGCCGCGCCCGTGAAGGGGCGGCCGTCCACGGGCTGAAGGGCACGGTCGGCGAGGTGCGGATCTGGGGCAGGGCGCGCGAGAGTGCGAAGCTGGGCACGGCGCTCCAGCCGAGGGACGAGGGTCTGCTCGCCCGGTGGACGTTCGAGGAGAACGACGGCAACACCACCGCCGACCCCGTCGGCGGCAACCACCTCAAGCTGCGCAGGGCCCGCTGGGCAGCCGACCCCGACCCGCTGGCGAGCGAGTTCCTCGTCCACCGCAACGGACACCCCGTGGCCTGCGATGTCCCGGCGGCCAACCCGCCGGCGTACTGGGGGGACGACCAGCTCACCCTCGGCGCGGTCAGCCGGTCCGGAACCTTCGCCGAGTTCCTCGACGGCACCCTCGAAGAGGTGCGCCTGTGGCGTACCGCCCGCACCCCCGAGCAGCTCCTCGACAGCCTGTTCACCCGCCTCAAGGGCGACAAGCAGGACTTGGTCGCGTACTGGCCGTTCGACGGCGAGTCGACCACCGCCACCGCCGAATCGGTCCGGGACCACTCCCTGCGCGGCAACCACCTCGCGCTGGGCGCGGACGCCACCCGGCCCCGGGTCGTCCTCTCCACCGCCCCGGTCTCCACCGACACCGCCGCCGTCCGCTCGGCCGTCGCCGGAGTCCTCACCCCCTTCCACAGCCTGATCTCCGCACCGCCCGCGGCGACCGAGTACGCCGATCTCCAGTACACGCGCAGCGGCGAGGCATACGGGGTTCTCAAGCGGGCCTACGCCCACATCGACAACGGATCCTGGCACCTGACCACCGGCTACAAAGTCGGCGACCTGATCAGCGAATGGGTGAGCCAGGTCCAGTTCGACCCCCAGCTCATCGGATTCATCGAGGGCGCACCCCCCGTCCCCTCGGAAAACCTGACCGGCGGCGCCGACCCCACCGGCTGCTCGGAGGTGACCTTCAAACAGGCCGACGAGGTCACCTCCACCCTCGCCGCCGCCCGCGAACGCAGCGTCGACATGGCCTTCAGCATGTCCGCAGGAGTGGAGGTGGACGAGGAGATCCTCACGATCCTCGCCCCTCTCGGCTTCGGCACCGCCTTCCCCGCAGGGGACATCACCCTCAGCGCCCGGGTCGGCGGCAGCCTCGAATACTCCAACGGCTGGACCGACGAGACCTCCGTCTCCCAGGGCACCAGCACCGACCGCGACACCACCGCCACCCTCACCGGCACCTGGGAGGACCCCGCCCGGATCCTCAACAGCTCCGTGGGCCGGCGCTACCTCCCCGTCAACAACGGCTACGCCCTGGTCCAGTCCGAAACAGCCGACGTCTACGCCCTGCGCCTGGCCCACTCCGGGGCGCTGGTCGCCTACCGGATGATGCCCAACCCGGACATCCCCAAGGACTGGAACATCATCACCTTCCCCATCAACCCCCGCTACACCAAGCAGGGCACTCTCGACGGGGCGGTCGGGTTCAACGACCAGGGCAAGGTCCTCGACCCCTCCTATCCCAACGCGAGCGGGCGCGGCGAGTACAGCTACTTCAAACCCCGCGAGGCGTACGCCATCAAGCGCCGCATCCTGCGCGAACGCCAGGAACTGGAGAACTACTACAACACCGTCTCCACCGAGACCCACGACCCCGACCCCACCGCGGGCCGTGCCGCCAAGGTCCTGGAGTCCTTCGTCGGCACCCCGCCGAGCGCGCCGGAGAAGAACCCGCCCACCCAGTCCACGGCGGCGTTCGCCAACCGCAACATCGCCAACACCTACGTCTGGACCGCCGACGGCGGATTCTTCGCCGAAACCACCGGCACCACCGACGTGGTCACCCAGACCACCGGAGGCTCCTACAGCGTCTCCGGCTCGGTCACCGGCTCACTGGAATTCGCCTTCGGGGTCTTCGGCGTCGGCGCGGCCTTCCAGTTCGACGCCTCCGTCGGCGGCGGGATGACCGTCACCCGCCAACGCGGCAAGGAAGCCACCCGCTCCCACAGCCTCGACGTGACCTGCAACCCCACCCGCGACCTCCAGAAATACGAGAACGGCCAGCCCAAGTACGACACCGCCGGCAAACCCGTCAAGGTCCCCGGCAAGGTCGACGCCTACCGCTTCATGACCTTCTACCTCGGCCAGGACACCAACCACTTCGACGACTTCTACAACAAGGTCGCCGACCCCGCCTGGCTCACCGACAGCAACGACCCCGGCGCCACCGCCCTGCGCCAGGCCCGCCACAGCACCCGCAAACCCCCCTGCTGGCGCGTCCTGCACCGCGTCACCTTCATCTCCCGCATCCTGCCCCCCGTCCCACCCACCGGAGCACCCCCCGTCGAAGGAGCCCTGCGCTCCGTCGACATCGCCAGCAACTACGAACTCATCCGCCGCCTCGACCCCTACGTCTCCACCGCCACCGCCTCCCGCGCCGAACTCGCCGACGCCACCCGCACCGCCCTCGCCACCCACCTCCCCCAACTCCTCCCCCACGCCGCCACCATCGCCCAATTCCTCGCCGACTACTACGGCGTGAACGACTAG
- a CDS encoding DinB/UmuC family translesion DNA polymerase, with the protein MDELAPDRHRRAVLSLTERLGWRLRTEAQITRRLTLTVHYADRTNTTKSRTLAEPTSHSTALTQAGYELYESLALQRARVRGIAMRAQDLLAASDMVHQLTFDPADEARRRVEAAADRPRARFGSHVIGPAALA; encoded by the coding sequence CTGGACGAGCTTGCCCCAGACCGGCACCGACGCGCGGTGCTCTCCCTCACCGAACGGCTCGGGTGGCGGTTGCGGACAGAGGCCCAGATCACCCGACGACTGACCCTCACGGTCCACTACGCCGACCGCACGAACACGACGAAGAGCCGTACCCTCGCCGAGCCCACCAGCCACAGCACCGCTCTGACCCAGGCCGGATACGAACTGTACGAATCACTAGCACTCCAAAGAGCACGAGTACGAGGCATCGCCATGCGTGCCCAAGACCTGCTAGCAGCCTCCGACATGGTCCACCAGCTCACCTTCGACCCCGCTGACGAGGCGAGGCGACGTGTCGAAGCCGCCGCAGACCGACCCCGGGCCAGGTTCGGATCACACGTCATCGGACCAGCGGCACTTGCCTGA
- a CDS encoding asparagine synthase-related protein gives MDRDVIELALSIPPEPKMTGPGIEEKQLLRDAFAGWLPDEILRRGKLQFGPGAGAKDVLTGVLTAEGPAGTAMGDAEEEAVLHALWLAELPGVDPERALGRSAPPAE, from the coding sequence CTGGACCGGGACGTCATCGAGCTGGCCCTGTCGATTCCGCCGGAGCCCAAGATGACCGGTCCCGGCATCGAGGAGAAGCAGCTCCTACGGGACGCCTTCGCCGGCTGGCTGCCGGACGAGATCCTGCGGCGCGGGAAACTCCAGTTCGGCCCCGGTGCCGGGGCGAAGGACGTCCTGACGGGTGTATTGACGGCAGAGGGCCCTGCCGGCACTGCGATGGGTGACGCCGAGGAGGAGGCCGTCCTCCACGCGCTGTGGCTCGCCGAGCTTCCCGGCGTCGATCCAGAACGGGCTCTGGGCCGTTCAGCCCCGCCCGCCGAGTGA
- a CDS encoding saccharopine dehydrogenase codes for MLRIWMRDESRQVERRAALVPEDARKLIARGVRLTVEESSQRVFPARAYADAGCVIAPPGSWTSQCPETDVVLGLKELPDEPADLIHRHVFFGHAYKGQPEGPRVLRRFEAGGGTLLDLEHLLDAEGCRIAAFGYWAGYAGASLAVLQHWGELTVPLAPSSSEKLRRRLSVGRRGGGVTAVVIGADGRSGRGACDALRTAGIQPTRWGSDDTRDLDRDALLAHDILVNAVGCDRPVPPFLTKADLDDERRLSVIADVTCDVGSQLNALPVYDHVTDWDTPVERLREGPRPLDVIAIDNLPSLVPAEASRAFSADLWPLLLSLREGSEVWDRCLAAFRHATASLGGRG; via the coding sequence ATGCTGCGTATCTGGATGAGAGACGAATCCCGGCAGGTCGAACGGCGTGCCGCTCTCGTGCCCGAGGATGCCCGCAAGCTGATCGCGAGAGGGGTGCGCCTGACGGTCGAGGAATCGTCGCAGCGCGTCTTTCCCGCCCGTGCGTACGCCGATGCCGGTTGCGTGATCGCGCCGCCGGGCAGCTGGACGAGTCAATGCCCCGAGACGGACGTCGTCCTGGGCCTCAAGGAACTCCCCGACGAACCTGCGGACCTGATTCATCGGCACGTTTTCTTCGGTCACGCCTACAAGGGGCAGCCGGAGGGGCCGCGGGTGCTGCGGCGCTTCGAGGCCGGCGGCGGCACCCTGCTCGACCTCGAACATCTCCTCGACGCCGAAGGCTGCCGGATCGCGGCCTTCGGTTACTGGGCGGGTTACGCGGGCGCCTCACTCGCCGTTCTCCAGCACTGGGGCGAGCTGACGGTGCCGCTCGCTCCCTCATCCAGTGAGAAACTGCGCAGACGGCTGAGCGTCGGCCGACGTGGAGGTGGCGTCACCGCCGTGGTGATCGGAGCGGACGGGCGCTCGGGGCGCGGGGCCTGTGATGCACTGCGGACGGCCGGCATCCAGCCGACCCGTTGGGGATCCGACGACACCCGGGACCTGGACCGGGACGCGCTGCTCGCGCACGACATCCTCGTGAACGCCGTCGGATGCGATCGGCCCGTACCTCCGTTCCTGACGAAGGCCGACCTCGACGACGAGCGGCGGCTTTCGGTGATTGCCGACGTGACCTGCGACGTGGGATCTCAACTGAACGCCCTCCCCGTCTACGATCACGTCACCGACTGGGACACCCCCGTGGAGCGGCTGCGCGAAGGCCCCAGGCCACTGGACGTCATCGCCATCGACAACCTTCCATCCCTCGTTCCGGCCGAGGCCAGCCGGGCCTTCTCCGCCGACCTGTGGCCCCTTCTGCTGTCGCTGCGGGAAGGCTCGGAAGTCTGGGACCGCTGCCTGGCGGCATTTCGTCACGCCACGGCCTCACTCGGCGGGCGGGGCTGA